One window of the Acaryochloris sp. CCMEE 5410 genome contains the following:
- a CDS encoding serine/threonine-protein kinase, translating into MELLLHQSGEQAAQRYEILDVLGQGGSGITYRAKDRLTDQQVALKVLQLRQAENWKKIELFEREAQVLSQLDHPAIPQYFDYFQVDLLEDRQFYIVQNLAEGTSLADLVHEGWRASEDEAKQVAEQVLEILTYLHTLPSPVIHRDIKPRNLIQQDNQQIVLVDFGAVQVREHGSETYGSTVVGTYGYMAPEQFRGKATPVTDLYGLAGTLLFLLTGRPPTALPEHHFKIDFRDEIEVSTAFANWIEMMLAPMPEDRFESAAEALAVLKGEKSIEDCKSGIAPQPAGSKVKLERSRDRMIINIPTIKLGPNSLFTALLSIGMMGLGVSIMWLPFSPDVISNVPAMVFCSGCGLPLIAAGAIFLAEVITRLTQFQLEINRTQFRLCWSLLGIKHQTSGNTADVDQITLITKRLPWEENNTTKLCQIRAGLDIYQFGRELEDSENKWLMTELRDFFQLSD; encoded by the coding sequence ATGGAATTATTACTTCACCAATCTGGTGAACAAGCTGCCCAACGCTACGAGATTTTAGACGTTTTGGGACAGGGTGGAAGTGGTATTACCTATCGAGCCAAAGATCGGCTTACGGATCAACAGGTAGCCTTAAAAGTTTTACAGTTACGCCAAGCAGAAAACTGGAAAAAAATAGAACTTTTTGAGCGAGAAGCCCAAGTCTTATCCCAACTAGACCACCCAGCTATTCCCCAGTACTTCGACTATTTCCAAGTTGACCTGCTTGAAGATCGGCAGTTTTATATCGTCCAAAACCTAGCTGAAGGAACCTCCCTTGCTGATTTGGTCCACGAAGGTTGGCGAGCTAGCGAAGACGAAGCTAAACAGGTTGCCGAACAGGTTTTGGAGATTTTGACTTATCTCCATACCCTGCCCTCGCCTGTGATTCATCGAGATATCAAGCCTCGAAATTTAATTCAGCAGGATAATCAACAGATTGTCCTCGTCGATTTTGGGGCCGTTCAGGTTAGAGAGCATGGCTCAGAAACCTATGGCAGCACTGTGGTTGGCACCTATGGCTACATGGCCCCAGAACAATTTCGGGGCAAAGCAACTCCGGTGACGGATTTATATGGGTTGGCAGGGACACTGTTATTTTTGCTGACAGGACGACCTCCCACAGCCTTACCGGAGCATCACTTTAAAATCGATTTTCGCGATGAAATTGAGGTATCTACGGCCTTTGCTAATTGGATAGAGATGATGCTGGCTCCCATGCCAGAGGATCGATTTGAGTCTGCCGCAGAGGCGCTGGCCGTTCTCAAAGGTGAAAAAAGCATTGAAGACTGTAAAAGCGGTATCGCTCCTCAACCTGCAGGAAGCAAAGTCAAGCTGGAACGCAGTCGAGATCGCATGATCATCAATATCCCTACGATTAAATTGGGTCCCAATAGCCTGTTTACAGCGTTACTCAGTATCGGCATGATGGGCCTTGGTGTCAGTATTATGTGGTTGCCATTCTCTCCAGACGTGATTTCTAATGTTCCGGCAATGGTCTTCTGTTCTGGTTGTGGATTGCCTTTGATTGCCGCAGGCGCGATATTTTTGGCTGAAGTGATTACCCGGCTCACACAGTTTCAATTAGAAATCAATCGAACTCAATTTAGGCTGTGTTGGTCCTTGTTGGGGATAAAACATCAAACTTCGGGAAATACGGCTGATGTCGATCAAATTACTTTGATTACTAAACGATTACCCTGGGAAGAAAATAACACGACCAAACTCTGCCAGATACGAGCTGGCTTAGATATTTATCAGTTTGGTAGGGAGCTTGAAGACTCAGAAAATAAGTGGTTAATGACTGAGCTGCGAGACTTCTTCCAACTGAGTGATTAA
- a CDS encoding DUF4434 domain-containing protein — translation MKISGTFLDEITHDIPSNNWGRAEWAEDFRIMKSIGIDTVIMIRAGVGRIAVCPSQVLSEQADIFPVYEDLVELFLNLAEENEMAFFFGTYDSATRPSRERTLDQEVQLGKDFIDEVWQKYGHRSAFKGWYLTFELGKMEKHRVECLRQLGAHCKGLSPHLPNMISPYLHGRKLVDDPISLDQHCEDWNEILGVLAGAVDIVAFQDGQVDYDDLPDFLRANRELISKHGMQAWSNVESFDRDVPFDFPPLDWRKLWWKMQAAEQSGVEKLITFEFSHFMSPNSCWPAAKNLFNRYCDHLRKTGELD, via the coding sequence ATGAAAATTTCCGGTACTTTTTTGGATGAGATTACCCACGATATTCCATCCAATAACTGGGGAAGAGCTGAATGGGCCGAAGATTTCCGAATTATGAAATCTATCGGTATTGATACGGTGATTATGATCCGAGCTGGGGTCGGTCGAATAGCGGTTTGTCCCTCCCAGGTGCTGTCAGAGCAGGCTGATATTTTTCCGGTCTATGAAGATCTAGTGGAGTTGTTTCTAAACCTAGCCGAAGAGAATGAGATGGCCTTTTTCTTTGGCACCTATGATTCGGCAACTCGACCGTCGAGGGAGCGCACCTTAGATCAAGAAGTACAGTTGGGCAAAGACTTTATCGATGAAGTCTGGCAGAAGTATGGACATCGGTCCGCCTTTAAGGGCTGGTATCTCACCTTTGAGCTGGGCAAGATGGAGAAACATCGAGTGGAATGTCTGCGACAATTGGGTGCCCACTGCAAAGGGCTCTCTCCGCATCTGCCGAATATGATTTCGCCCTATTTACATGGCCGTAAATTAGTCGATGATCCGATTTCCTTGGATCAGCATTGTGAAGACTGGAATGAAATTCTAGGGGTGCTGGCAGGAGCCGTTGATATTGTCGCTTTCCAGGATGGGCAGGTGGATTATGATGACTTGCCCGATTTCCTGCGGGCAAACCGGGAGCTAATTTCTAAGCACGGGATGCAGGCTTGGTCCAATGTGGAAAGTTTTGATCGAGACGTTCCCTTTGACTTTCCGCCTCTAGATTGGCGGAAGCTGTGGTGGAAAATGCAGGCGGCAGAACAATCTGGGGTGGAGAAGTTAATTACCTTTGAATTTTCCCATTTTATGAGTCCCAATTCCTGCTGGCCAGCGGCCAAAAATCTCTTTAATCGCTACTGTGACCATCTAAGAAAAACGGGGGAGTTAGATTGA
- a CDS encoding ABC-F family ATP-binding cassette domain-containing protein produces MSIVTLQGIRKDFGIKEILREASFSIEPDDKIGLIGVNGSGKSTVLKMISGMESIDGGKRQVNSGATIVYLPQQPDLDDERTVLDQVFNDSSEQMQLVRTYEDLSHQMSQVEGAELENLMAKLAGISAQMETTGAWELETNAKIILSKLGITDFEAKVGGLSGGYRKRIALATALLSEPDLLLMDEPTNHLDAESVEWLQSYLKRYRGALLLITHDRYFLDQVTNRILEIDRGDLYTYSGNYSYYLEKKALAETAAAKSQRKHQGVLRRELEWLKRGPKARSTKQQARIDRIHAMQDQTFKEAQGKVDIDTPGRRIGKKVIELAQISKGYGDRTLIQDFSYEFSPEDRIGIIGGNGTGKSTLMNIMTGRVEPDSGQVEIGTTIHIGYFDQHSDELVAAANQEQRVIDYIKEVGEFVKTADGSQISASQMLERFLFPGNQQYAPIHKLSGGEKRRLFLLRILMSAPNVLILDEPTNDLDVQTLAVLEEYLEDFNGCVIVVSHDRYFLDRTVDYIFALEDSQVRRYPGNYSIYLDIKQSEVEAELSQPKEKENPPESVPEKAKGKPQSSSRSRRLSNYERREFASLEDKIPELEAKKAKLEKTLYGSPPSDFSEVQQLSDQLATLEAEIETATERWMELAELES; encoded by the coding sequence ATGAGCATTGTAACGCTGCAGGGAATTCGCAAGGATTTTGGCATCAAGGAAATTCTGCGAGAGGCCAGCTTTAGCATTGAACCCGATGACAAAATTGGTCTGATCGGTGTGAATGGATCGGGCAAGTCCACGGTCCTAAAAATGATTTCTGGGATGGAATCCATTGATGGGGGCAAACGCCAGGTCAACTCTGGAGCAACCATTGTCTATCTGCCCCAACAACCCGATCTGGACGACGAACGCACTGTGCTTGATCAGGTGTTTAACGACAGTAGTGAGCAGATGCAGCTCGTCCGCACCTACGAGGACTTGTCCCACCAAATGTCTCAGGTGGAGGGAGCCGAACTCGAAAACCTGATGGCGAAGCTGGCCGGAATATCTGCTCAGATGGAGACGACGGGGGCTTGGGAGCTGGAGACCAACGCCAAAATTATTTTGAGCAAGTTGGGGATTACGGACTTTGAGGCCAAAGTCGGGGGTTTGTCGGGTGGCTATCGCAAGCGCATTGCCCTGGCAACGGCCCTACTTTCTGAACCAGACTTGCTGCTGATGGATGAGCCCACCAACCATCTAGATGCGGAATCGGTGGAATGGTTGCAGAGCTACCTGAAGCGCTATCGAGGGGCACTGCTGCTGATTACCCACGATCGCTACTTTTTGGATCAGGTCACCAATCGGATTCTGGAGATTGATCGGGGGGACTTGTATACCTACTCGGGCAACTATTCCTATTACCTAGAGAAGAAGGCTTTGGCTGAGACGGCAGCCGCTAAGAGCCAGCGGAAACATCAGGGCGTCCTGCGGCGGGAGCTGGAATGGCTGAAACGGGGGCCAAAGGCCCGCAGCACTAAACAGCAGGCTCGGATTGACCGGATCCATGCCATGCAGGATCAAACCTTTAAGGAAGCCCAGGGCAAAGTCGATATCGACACGCCGGGGCGTCGGATTGGCAAAAAGGTGATTGAGCTTGCCCAGATTTCCAAGGGCTATGGTGATCGAACGTTGATTCAGGACTTTTCCTACGAATTTAGCCCTGAAGATCGCATTGGCATTATTGGTGGCAATGGCACTGGCAAATCCACCTTAATGAATATTATGACGGGGCGGGTGGAGCCAGATTCCGGGCAAGTCGAGATAGGCACCACGATTCATATCGGCTATTTTGACCAACATTCTGATGAACTGGTGGCTGCAGCCAATCAGGAGCAGCGAGTGATTGATTACATCAAAGAGGTCGGGGAGTTTGTCAAAACGGCGGATGGCAGTCAGATTTCGGCCTCCCAGATGCTGGAGCGATTCTTGTTCCCAGGTAATCAGCAGTATGCCCCTATTCACAAGCTATCTGGGGGAGAAAAACGGCGGCTGTTTTTACTACGGATACTAATGAGTGCCCCCAATGTGCTGATTTTGGATGAGCCTACTAATGATTTAGATGTCCAGACATTAGCAGTTTTGGAAGAGTATCTCGAAGACTTTAATGGTTGCGTCATTGTTGTATCTCACGACCGCTATTTTCTGGATCGGACCGTAGACTATATCTTTGCTCTAGAGGATTCTCAAGTTCGTCGCTATCCCGGCAACTATTCTATTTATTTGGATATCAAGCAGTCTGAAGTAGAAGCAGAGCTGAGCCAACCCAAGGAAAAAGAAAATCCACCTGAATCTGTCCCCGAAAAAGCAAAGGGGAAGCCCCAATCATCTTCTCGGTCACGTCGCCTGTCTAATTACGAGCGCCGGGAGTTTGCCAGTCTGGAAGATAAAATCCCGGAATTGGAAGCGAAGAAAGCCAAACTAGAGAAAACCCTATACGGTTCACCTCCCAGTGATTTTTCCGAGGTGCAACAGCTTTCTGATCAACTCGCCACCTTGGAAGCAGAGATTGAGACTGCCACAGAGCGCTGGATGGAGTTAGCCGAATTGGAATCGTAG
- a CDS encoding DUF72 domain-containing protein yields the protein MTASLSEHQGDFYLGCAIWAYKGWLGDFYPQGSSASRLLPLYAERLTTVEVNATFYSTPSPETVHRWAEQTSDSFRFCPKFPRTVSHAGLLQPHLDEAVDFIQLMQGLGPRLGPLFVQLPPSYGPQQLSDLETFLTEIKPSDVPLAVEVRHPQWFQPPYADQLNDLLSSLQIGRVLLDSRPIYQGPDDPQVHSQRRKPKLPLQPATTAPFTVVRYISHPQRELNDLFLDNWVNILQMWLRQGIDTYFFVHCPLEEQSPRTAQLFQQLLQEQITIPPLPWDQLTPPSTQLSLF from the coding sequence ATGACTGCATCATTATCTGAACACCAGGGTGATTTCTATTTAGGCTGCGCTATCTGGGCCTATAAGGGTTGGCTAGGGGATTTTTACCCCCAGGGCAGTTCTGCTAGTCGGTTGTTACCGCTTTATGCTGAACGGCTAACGACGGTTGAAGTTAACGCTACGTTTTATTCCACCCCATCTCCTGAAACGGTCCATCGCTGGGCGGAGCAAACCTCAGATTCCTTCCGATTCTGCCCCAAGTTTCCCCGCACCGTTTCCCATGCTGGCCTTTTACAACCCCATCTTGATGAAGCGGTTGATTTTATCCAGCTTATGCAAGGCTTAGGCCCTCGCTTGGGGCCGCTGTTTGTTCAGCTTCCTCCCAGTTATGGTCCACAACAATTGTCGGATTTAGAAACGTTCCTGACAGAGATAAAGCCATCTGATGTGCCCCTAGCTGTGGAAGTGCGGCATCCGCAATGGTTTCAGCCGCCTTATGCAGATCAGCTCAATGATTTGTTGAGTTCACTCCAAATCGGCAGAGTATTGCTGGACTCGCGTCCCATTTATCAAGGACCGGATGATCCACAAGTGCATTCTCAACGGCGTAAACCGAAGCTACCCCTGCAGCCTGCGACCACAGCTCCCTTTACGGTGGTGCGCTATATCAGCCATCCGCAAAGGGAATTAAATGATCTGTTTCTGGACAATTGGGTCAATATTCTGCAGATGTGGCTGCGACAAGGGATTGATACTTATTTCTTTGTCCATTGTCCTTTGGAAGAACAGTCGCCTAGAACCGCTCAGTTGTTTCAACAGCTGTTGCAAGAACAGATCACGATTCCACCGTTACCGTGGGATCAACTCACACCTCCTTCCACCCAGCTCAGTTTGTTTTGA
- a CDS encoding DUF3134 domain-containing protein, which translates to MENPSLREQPREQKAPIMESRQDASILGWLEGSGRLMDRDTQERAKTVLEEDESEEINALMGGDDDADDDEE; encoded by the coding sequence ATGGAAAATCCATCTCTCCGTGAACAACCTCGCGAACAGAAAGCTCCGATCATGGAGTCCCGACAAGATGCATCCATCCTGGGATGGCTGGAAGGATCGGGGCGGTTAATGGATCGAGATACCCAGGAACGGGCCAAAACGGTCTTAGAAGAAGATGAAAGCGAAGAAATCAATGCCCTGATGGGGGGCGATGACGATGCGGATGACGATGAGGAATAA
- a CDS encoding endonuclease/exonuclease/phosphatase family protein, translating to MQALVYYSPLKFRWPLALLVELWPYWCVIPCLSFILVVVIPKLRQQSARVSIATLILILIVAPVLNWVGPPQLGSAPDGMRVMAYNIWIDNPNTDAIAQSIQGEDPDILFLSEVSKPMMTELQARLSYPHDYRTEGGNNALFSRYPILEATTTDFGVTTQGRTFSLMAKLQVEGSPVTIIGIHPPVPIIPGFFHIRNRQLDTFAKASQTIEGKLIVLGDFNATPWSPYFQRFERISQLQNAGHRQWIWATWYFNQTLTTRYIKIPLDHIETRGYTVLKTWAGQTGGSDHKPIITVLKPT from the coding sequence GTGCAAGCACTGGTTTATTACAGTCCTTTGAAATTCCGTTGGCCCCTGGCCCTCTTGGTTGAGCTGTGGCCCTATTGGTGTGTCATCCCTTGCTTGAGTTTTATCCTGGTCGTCGTCATCCCGAAGCTGCGCCAGCAATCAGCTCGCGTGAGTATTGCCACACTCATCCTAATTTTGATTGTGGCGCCTGTGTTGAATTGGGTCGGTCCTCCCCAACTGGGGTCAGCTCCTGACGGGATGCGGGTAATGGCTTACAACATCTGGATTGACAATCCCAATACCGATGCGATCGCACAATCAATCCAGGGTGAAGATCCAGATATTTTGTTTTTGTCAGAAGTCAGCAAACCCATGATGACCGAACTGCAAGCTCGGCTGAGTTATCCCCATGACTATCGAACGGAGGGCGGCAATAATGCCCTGTTCAGTCGATATCCAATCCTCGAGGCGACAACAACAGATTTTGGGGTTACGACCCAAGGCCGAACTTTTAGCCTGATGGCGAAGCTGCAAGTGGAGGGTAGCCCAGTAACGATTATTGGGATTCACCCACCTGTGCCCATCATTCCGGGATTTTTTCATATCCGGAATCGGCAACTGGATACCTTTGCCAAGGCCAGTCAAACGATAGAGGGAAAGCTGATCGTTTTAGGGGATTTTAATGCAACCCCTTGGTCCCCGTATTTTCAGCGTTTTGAACGAATCAGCCAACTTCAAAATGCAGGTCATCGTCAGTGGATTTGGGCAACATGGTATTTCAATCAAACCCTGACCACCCGATATATCAAAATCCCCTTGGATCACATCGAAACGCGAGGTTATACCGTTCTCAAAACTTGGGCTGGGCAGACAGGAGGTTCTGATCACAAACCGATTATTACTGTTCTCAAGCCGACCTGA
- a CDS encoding glutathione S-transferase family protein, translated as MGLLVNGFWKDQWYDTAKTGGHFVRKDAQFRNWVTLDGGPGPTGSSGFKAESGRYHLYVSYACPWAHRTLIFRLLKGLEAHISVSVVHWFMGDHGWTFNEGEGVVADPIFDAKFAYEIYTHADPNYTGRVTVPILWDKQTQTIVNNESSEIIRMLNSAFDQVGAKSGDYYPVNLRTEIDSLNHRIYHTVNNGVYKCGFATTQDAYEEALEPLFTTLDWLDERLANQRYLTGNQITEADWRLFTTMVRFDPVYVGHFKCNIRRLVDYPHLWPYVRDLYQTPRVAETVNFMHIKRHYYQSHGTINPTQIVPNGPEIDFMTPHHRGKSG; from the coding sequence ATGGGACTTTTAGTCAATGGTTTTTGGAAAGACCAGTGGTACGACACCGCTAAGACAGGGGGACATTTTGTACGCAAAGACGCCCAGTTCCGTAACTGGGTCACCCTTGATGGCGGTCCTGGACCCACCGGTAGCAGCGGCTTCAAAGCCGAATCAGGACGTTACCACCTTTATGTTTCCTATGCTTGCCCTTGGGCACATCGCACCCTAATTTTTCGACTACTGAAGGGATTAGAAGCCCACATTTCTGTTTCCGTCGTCCACTGGTTCATGGGTGATCATGGCTGGACGTTTAATGAGGGCGAGGGCGTTGTTGCTGACCCAATCTTCGATGCCAAATTTGCTTATGAAATCTATACCCACGCCGATCCTAACTACACTGGGCGAGTGACGGTGCCTATCTTGTGGGACAAACAGACCCAAACTATTGTCAATAATGAATCTTCTGAGATCATCCGCATGCTCAATAGTGCCTTTGATCAAGTTGGTGCAAAATCAGGAGACTATTATCCAGTCAATCTTCGAACGGAAATTGATAGCCTCAATCATCGTATCTATCATACGGTTAACAATGGTGTTTACAAATGTGGATTTGCCACCACTCAAGACGCATACGAAGAAGCCTTAGAACCATTATTTACCACCCTCGATTGGCTGGATGAACGGCTCGCAAATCAGCGGTATCTCACGGGTAATCAGATTACAGAAGCCGACTGGCGGCTTTTCACAACGATGGTTCGTTTTGACCCTGTCTATGTCGGTCATTTCAAATGCAATATCCGTCGTCTTGTGGACTATCCTCATCTTTGGCCTTATGTTCGAGATCTGTATCAAACACCGAGGGTTGCGGAGACGGTCAATTTCATGCACATTAAACGGCATTATTATCAAAGCCATGGAACGATTAATCCTACCCAGATCGTTCCCAATGGCCCAGAAATTGACTTTATGACTCCTCACCACAGGGGTAAATCAGGTTAA
- a CDS encoding cytochrome P450, whose amino-acid sequence MQTLPSPKTPMPVQSTQWIFDPVGYMKTNFKRYGDIFKACVLWGNSDPLIMVNDPKAVQYILTHDMRKELTSPGDVNKLLEPMVGKTNMMLLSGTQHQNRRQLVLPPFHGDRLTVYGAIIQQISNDLITQWPLHESRNTREIMQKITMQVILQAVFGLHQGERYQQLEQLLRIRLDMTGSPLASAIVFLPWLQKDYGSWSPGGRLLKIAAQTDELLFAEIAERRANPDPDRVDILSLLLAARDEDGNGLTDQELRDEMMGLLVAGHETTATALTWAMYWIHSLPEVKDKLMAELDAVANPNDPSEFLKLPFLTAVCNETLRIHPVAMLTFPRRVETPMELCGYQLDPGMLIMGCIYLIHQREDLYPNPQQFRPERFLEKKFSPYEFLPFGGGVRRCVGSALAQYEMKIVLGTLLTQCDFALLNKQPVRPGRRGVTLGQKQSVQIQKKGLRSQQLLQTA is encoded by the coding sequence ATGCAAACCTTGCCTTCTCCCAAAACACCGATGCCCGTTCAATCGACTCAGTGGATCTTTGATCCGGTGGGTTACATGAAGACCAATTTCAAACGGTACGGTGACATATTTAAGGCCTGTGTTCTTTGGGGCAACTCCGATCCTTTAATTATGGTGAATGATCCCAAAGCTGTTCAGTATATCCTTACTCACGATATGAGGAAGGAGTTGACATCCCCTGGCGATGTCAACAAACTGCTGGAACCCATGGTTGGCAAAACGAACATGATGTTGCTGAGTGGCACTCAACATCAAAACCGAAGACAATTGGTCTTGCCCCCTTTCCATGGAGATCGACTCACCGTATATGGGGCTATTATTCAGCAAATTAGTAATGACTTAATCACGCAATGGCCCTTGCATGAGTCCCGTAATACCCGTGAAATCATGCAAAAAATCACGATGCAGGTCATTCTTCAGGCTGTTTTTGGGCTACATCAAGGCGAGCGCTATCAACAGCTGGAACAATTGCTGCGGATTCGATTGGATATGACGGGGTCTCCTTTAGCGTCTGCCATCGTTTTCCTACCTTGGTTGCAAAAAGATTACGGTTCCTGGAGTCCTGGGGGCCGACTACTTAAAATTGCAGCCCAAACGGATGAACTACTGTTTGCTGAAATAGCGGAAAGAAGGGCCAATCCTGACCCGGATCGGGTCGATATTCTGTCTTTACTGTTAGCGGCTCGGGACGAAGACGGTAACGGTTTGACTGATCAAGAGCTGCGGGATGAAATGATGGGGCTACTCGTTGCCGGTCATGAAACGACGGCGACAGCCTTGACCTGGGCAATGTACTGGATCCATTCTTTGCCAGAGGTGAAGGATAAGCTGATGGCTGAACTGGATGCTGTTGCGAATCCCAATGATCCGTCTGAATTTCTCAAGCTCCCTTTTCTCACGGCAGTCTGTAACGAAACCCTCCGAATTCATCCTGTGGCCATGCTGACATTCCCTCGTCGAGTGGAGACGCCAATGGAGCTATGTGGATATCAGCTCGATCCCGGCATGCTGATCATGGGGTGTATTTATCTCATCCATCAACGAGAAGATTTATACCCCAACCCCCAACAGTTCCGCCCTGAGCGGTTTCTGGAGAAGAAGTTTTCTCCCTATGAGTTTTTGCCGTTTGGAGGAGGGGTTCGACGCTGTGTTGGGTCGGCCTTGGCTCAGTATGAGATGAAGATTGTGTTGGGAACACTGCTAACCCAGTGTGATTTTGCCCTCCTAAATAAACAGCCCGTTCGGCCTGGACGTCGAGGGGTTACTTTAGGGCAAAAACAATCTGTTCAGATTCAGAAAAAGGGACTGCGATCGCAGCAATTACTCCAAACGGCCTGA
- the mraY gene encoding phospho-N-acetylmuramoyl-pentapeptide-transferase, whose amino-acid sequence MVLANKTTASTRSGAGRNLYWLLLLCLSGVALATDIYSGRIDTPALTIVAPLWTSTLVVTLLGFWAVPMLRSLKASQVIQEDGPQSHLKKAGTPTMGGIFFMPVALVLSWAWVAATSVNLLEVSAAVLLTLCLGLVGWFDDWQILRKKSNKGISAKLRLGIELGSGLIFGLWLFLTRSDITGLALPFGLSLPIGVLFLAISTFVVAAESNAVNLTDGMDGLAAGTSAIAFLGLALVVAPSWPGLMIFCSCFSGSCLGFLAHNHNPAQVFMGDTGSLALGGALAAVGLITNTLWALLILSGLFLVESLSVIAQVTYYKATKGPDGVGKRLFKMSPIHHHFEQSGWPEVRVVSTFYACVAVLAVAACGLNALS is encoded by the coding sequence ATGGTCCTTGCAAATAAGACCACTGCGTCAACCCGATCTGGGGCTGGCCGTAATTTGTATTGGTTATTACTCCTGTGTCTCAGTGGAGTCGCTTTAGCCACCGATATTTACTCCGGCCGTATTGACACTCCTGCTTTAACGATTGTGGCCCCTCTGTGGACTAGCACCCTTGTGGTTACGCTATTGGGCTTTTGGGCTGTTCCAATGTTGCGATCCCTCAAAGCATCCCAAGTCATCCAAGAAGACGGTCCCCAGAGTCACCTAAAAAAAGCAGGCACCCCCACCATGGGCGGCATTTTCTTTATGCCGGTGGCTTTGGTATTGAGTTGGGCTTGGGTCGCCGCCACTAGCGTTAACTTACTCGAAGTATCCGCAGCAGTCCTGCTCACCCTCTGTTTAGGTTTGGTGGGCTGGTTTGATGACTGGCAAATCCTGCGCAAAAAATCCAACAAGGGTATCTCGGCAAAGTTGAGATTGGGCATCGAATTAGGCAGTGGTCTGATCTTTGGATTGTGGCTCTTTTTAACCCGCTCAGACATTACTGGGTTGGCTTTACCCTTTGGGCTCAGCCTTCCAATCGGCGTGCTGTTTTTGGCTATCTCCACCTTTGTCGTAGCTGCTGAAAGTAACGCCGTTAACTTAACGGATGGTATGGATGGATTAGCGGCGGGCACCAGTGCGATCGCATTCCTCGGACTTGCCCTTGTGGTTGCACCGAGTTGGCCGGGACTAATGATCTTTTGCTCCTGCTTTTCGGGAAGCTGTTTAGGATTTTTGGCCCACAACCATAATCCGGCCCAAGTCTTTATGGGGGATACCGGATCTTTGGCGTTAGGCGGCGCCTTGGCGGCAGTCGGGTTAATTACGAATACCCTCTGGGCCTTGCTGATTCTGAGTGGCCTATTTTTGGTGGAATCTTTATCCGTGATTGCCCAAGTCACCTACTATAAAGCCACCAAGGGGCCAGATGGGGTGGGTAAACGCCTGTTCAAAATGTCCCCCATTCACCATCATTTCGAGCAATCTGGCTGGCCGGAAGTCCGAGTTGTGTCTACGTTCTACGCCTGTGTTGCCGTTTTAGCGGTGGCAGCCTGCGGCCTTAATGCCCTGAGCTAG